In one window of Legionella fallonii LLAP-10 DNA:
- the parE gene encoding DNA topoisomerase IV subunit B, with amino-acid sequence MSEMYNAEAIEVLNGLEPVQRRPGMYTDTVRPNHLAQEVIDNSVDEVLAGFANHIKVTLHEDGSVEVEDDGRGMPVDLHPQLGLSGVEVIMTRLHAGGKFSDKNYSFSGGLHGVGVSVVNALSERLDVTIKRNGIVYQMSFANGDKLCELNETGVTKKKETGTTIRFWPNAKYFDTTKISLKHLTHVLRAKAVLCTGLSMTFINKATNEEINWCYEHGLTDYLTQTLPDNYMPEEPFTGEFNNDEGAVDWALAWSETPNSSLNESYVNLIPTVQGGTHVNGLRAGLFDAMAEFCEFRNLLPRGVKLTADDLWEPCQYVLSIKMKEPQFAGQTKERLSSRQTAAFVSNVVKDAFALWLNQHRNQGEAIATIAIERAQKRLKQAKQVARKRVNQGPALPGKLADCLQTDLGQAELFLVEGDSAGGSAKQARNKDFQAILPLRGKILNSWEVDSTQVLASQEIHDISVAIGVDPGSEDFGGLRYGKLCILADADSDGAHIATLICALFLKHFKPLVKAGHVFVAMPPLYRIDAGKIVHYALDDDEKNRIIKHLTETSKAKVNVQRFKGLGEMNPIQLRETTMDPNTRRLVQLTLDDEESTEAVMDMMLNKKRAGDRKVWLETKGNLAEV; translated from the coding sequence ATGTCAGAAATGTACAATGCAGAAGCGATTGAAGTCTTAAACGGTCTTGAACCAGTTCAACGACGCCCTGGTATGTATACCGACACCGTACGCCCTAATCATTTGGCTCAAGAAGTTATAGATAATAGTGTCGATGAAGTACTTGCAGGTTTTGCAAATCATATTAAGGTAACTCTCCATGAAGATGGTTCTGTTGAGGTTGAGGATGATGGTCGTGGTATGCCTGTTGATTTACATCCACAATTAGGTTTAAGTGGAGTTGAAGTCATTATGACTCGCTTGCATGCTGGCGGTAAATTTTCTGATAAAAACTACAGTTTTTCCGGAGGGCTACATGGTGTGGGAGTCTCTGTAGTTAATGCTTTATCAGAACGACTTGATGTGACTATCAAACGTAATGGTATTGTATATCAAATGTCTTTTGCTAATGGCGATAAATTATGTGAACTCAATGAAACCGGCGTTACTAAAAAGAAAGAAACGGGAACAACCATTCGCTTCTGGCCTAATGCTAAATATTTTGACACCACTAAAATCTCTTTGAAACACCTTACTCATGTACTCCGAGCCAAGGCGGTATTATGCACTGGCCTGTCCATGACTTTTATTAATAAAGCAACAAACGAGGAAATTAATTGGTGCTATGAACATGGATTAACCGATTACTTAACGCAAACACTACCTGATAACTACATGCCAGAAGAGCCCTTTACTGGAGAGTTTAACAATGATGAGGGTGCTGTTGATTGGGCGTTGGCATGGTCAGAAACCCCGAATAGCAGCTTGAATGAAAGTTATGTCAACTTAATTCCCACGGTCCAGGGTGGAACTCACGTTAACGGATTAAGAGCTGGCTTATTCGATGCCATGGCTGAATTCTGTGAGTTTAGAAATTTATTACCACGTGGAGTTAAGTTAACTGCCGATGATCTTTGGGAGCCTTGTCAGTATGTTTTGTCCATCAAAATGAAAGAGCCTCAATTTGCCGGACAAACTAAAGAACGATTAAGCTCACGCCAAACCGCTGCTTTTGTTAGTAATGTCGTCAAAGATGCCTTTGCTTTGTGGCTAAATCAACATCGCAATCAAGGTGAGGCCATAGCGACAATTGCAATTGAGCGGGCACAAAAAAGGCTAAAACAAGCCAAACAAGTCGCGCGTAAACGAGTCAATCAAGGCCCCGCACTTCCGGGAAAATTAGCTGACTGTTTGCAAACCGATCTCGGTCAAGCAGAATTATTTTTAGTCGAAGGTGATTCAGCTGGAGGCTCAGCCAAACAAGCACGTAATAAAGATTTTCAAGCTATTTTACCGCTACGAGGAAAAATTCTTAATTCTTGGGAAGTCGATTCCACCCAAGTACTAGCCTCGCAAGAAATCCATGATATTTCTGTAGCTATAGGTGTTGATCCAGGCTCCGAAGACTTTGGTGGCTTGCGCTATGGAAAACTATGTATCCTTGCTGATGCTGACTCTGATGGAGCACATATTGCCACCCTAATTTGCGCCTTATTCTTAAAACATTTTAAACCCTTAGTTAAGGCAGGACATGTATTTGTCGCCATGCCCCCTCTCTACAGAATTGATGCAGGTAAAATAGTGCATTATGCTCTTGATGATGATGAAAAAAATCGCATAATCAAGCATCTGACGGAAACATCCAAAGCTAAAGTAAACGTACAGCGCTTTAAAGGTTTGGGAGAAATGAACCCTATACAGTTGCGAGAAACGACTATGGATCCCAATACGCGTCGTTTGGTTCAATTAACCTTAGATGATGAAGAAAGTACCGAAGCGGTGATGGATATGATGCTTAACAAAAAGCGTGCTGGAGATAGAAAAGTCTGGTTAGAAACTAAAGGTAATTTGGCAGAAGTGTAA
- a CDS encoding spermidine synthase: MLSLLFPITLFLSAVLLFSIQPMVAKALLPVYGGTPAVWIVCMLFFQLILLLSYGYAWLLSFFKKTYLWRSIHIILAISSITALPLLFHSVNGDLQPEWGILYSLLAQIGLPILVIGASAPLLQFAYSQTKAKNATDPYFLYIASNLGSLLALLLYPWAVERFIGLNSQFYFWSIGYYIYLGLLAVVLCLVHYQPLIITKHSARQWPWRDMMYWIYLGFVPCSLMLGVTLYITTDVAATPLFWVLPLALYLFSFVITFTTKPIISQAWVMRNYMFFLMFTLLGFILGTNLVKAWQLILLHLSSFFILILLCHGQLFQSRPKPQLLTLFYFCMALGGVLAGIFNGIIAPHWFNQVYEYPVAILLCLLVVPTTQSKKGWWLPLVILILVLFYYYIPTIKEFSTLPFIGVIALILIVTAQQSKLSLFLSVFILFGLIFLPIFNQNHILLQERNFYGVKQVFEKKPAHVLISQSTLHGLQFMSEAKPISGYRAYYGATMDVIEEMKREFNTLPVTLVGLGIGTMLCQFRETDRVTVIEIDQQMIDIAKNPQLFTYLRDCLPQVKIIKNDGRLALEKIADSSQKILILDAFNSDAIPVHLITKEAFNLYKKKITPDGVILVNLSNRHLNILPIMNSAGRLLNMRVFHLISPDNFAVGQLQAEWALLTANNTLIDKLKQTKWCLVDDKKQFLWTDDYSNIIPLLKW; this comes from the coding sequence GTGCTGAGTTTGCTGTTTCCTATCACTTTATTCTTGAGTGCCGTTCTTTTATTTAGTATCCAACCTATGGTCGCCAAAGCACTGTTACCGGTTTATGGGGGCACCCCGGCAGTGTGGATCGTATGCATGTTGTTTTTTCAACTTATTTTACTGCTTTCTTATGGATATGCTTGGCTCCTTAGTTTTTTTAAAAAAACCTATCTATGGCGCTCAATACACATAATCCTCGCCATTTCTAGTATCACCGCACTACCTCTTTTATTCCATTCAGTTAATGGTGACTTGCAACCGGAGTGGGGTATTTTATACAGCTTATTAGCACAAATAGGTTTACCTATATTGGTAATTGGAGCATCAGCTCCTTTATTGCAATTTGCCTACAGCCAAACTAAAGCAAAAAATGCGACGGATCCCTATTTTTTATATATAGCCAGCAATCTTGGTAGTTTATTGGCCCTGTTACTCTATCCTTGGGCGGTCGAACGATTTATTGGATTAAATTCTCAATTTTATTTCTGGAGTATAGGTTATTATATTTATTTAGGCCTATTGGCTGTAGTGTTATGCTTAGTTCATTATCAACCATTAATAATAACTAAGCATTCTGCAAGGCAATGGCCTTGGCGTGACATGATGTACTGGATTTATCTTGGTTTTGTTCCTTGTAGCTTGATGTTAGGTGTCACTTTATATATTACTACAGATGTTGCTGCTACTCCTTTGTTTTGGGTTTTGCCACTTGCGCTCTATTTATTTTCTTTCGTAATCACTTTTACTACCAAGCCAATAATTTCCCAAGCCTGGGTTATGCGCAATTACATGTTTTTTTTGATGTTCACTCTTCTTGGATTTATTTTGGGAACGAATCTGGTAAAGGCATGGCAATTGATTTTGCTTCATCTATCAAGTTTTTTTATTTTAATTCTTCTTTGTCATGGTCAATTATTTCAGAGTAGACCTAAACCACAACTGTTAACTTTATTCTATTTTTGTATGGCTCTAGGCGGGGTTCTGGCTGGTATTTTTAATGGAATTATTGCACCACATTGGTTCAATCAAGTTTATGAATATCCTGTAGCAATATTATTATGTTTACTCGTTGTGCCAACCACGCAGAGCAAGAAAGGGTGGTGGTTGCCTTTAGTGATATTAATTTTGGTCTTATTTTATTATTATATTCCTACCATTAAAGAGTTTTCTACTTTACCGTTTATAGGTGTCATTGCTTTAATATTAATCGTAACAGCACAACAAAGTAAACTCAGCTTATTCCTGTCCGTGTTTATTCTATTTGGATTAATCTTTCTGCCCATCTTTAATCAAAATCATATTTTGTTACAGGAACGCAATTTTTATGGTGTAAAGCAAGTGTTTGAAAAAAAGCCTGCCCATGTTTTGATAAGTCAATCTACATTGCATGGATTACAGTTCATGAGTGAAGCAAAGCCTATTAGTGGGTATAGAGCTTATTATGGTGCGACAATGGATGTAATTGAGGAGATGAAACGTGAGTTTAATACTTTACCTGTGACGCTTGTTGGGTTAGGTATAGGAACTATGTTATGCCAATTTCGTGAAACAGATCGAGTGACTGTGATTGAAATAGATCAGCAAATGATTGATATTGCAAAAAATCCGCAATTATTTACTTATTTACGCGATTGTCTTCCCCAGGTAAAAATCATTAAAAACGATGGTCGTTTGGCCCTAGAAAAAATAGCCGATTCCTCACAAAAAATATTAATTCTTGATGCATTTAATTCTGACGCGATTCCGGTACATTTAATCACTAAGGAAGCATTTAATTTATATAAGAAAAAAATTACTCCTGATGGAGTGATATTAGTTAATTTAAGTAACAGACATCTAAATATACTTCCTATAATGAATTCTGCCGGTCGTTTATTGAATATGCGCGTCTTTCATTTGATATCTCCAGACAATTTCGCGGTAGGGCAACTCCAGGCGGAGTGGGCTTTGTTGACAGCCAATAACACCCTAATCGATAAGCTAAAACAAACGAAATGGTGTCTTGTAGACGATAAGAAGCAGTTTTTATGGACAGATGACTATTCTAATATAATACCGTTGTTGAAGTGGTAA
- a CDS encoding transporter substrate-binding domain-containing protein, translated as MKIRLFLIAFCFCFSVSSHSHLKIGTLIYLPPFVISQSAGYDIDLSRFLCKQLKESCTIIPMGINQLYDALSDNKIDLAIGGIPISLTNSLYYIFSTPYMITRGQFLISSSSPFHSIKDLRGTTIGVIHDSLNGGILYNYLIDNYPGQFTIKKYDDIEDLINDLSNKTISAAFLYHGTVRYWSQNANGQFKPLNNKMILVGNGLAIMALPKNIRLINRINRILLRMEQEKIFATLYNTYLD; from the coding sequence ATGAAAATAAGGCTCTTCTTAATAGCGTTTTGTTTTTGCTTTTCTGTTTCAAGCCATTCCCATCTAAAGATCGGTACTCTTATTTATTTACCTCCGTTTGTTATCTCTCAATCAGCGGGTTATGATATTGATTTATCACGTTTTTTATGTAAGCAGCTTAAGGAGTCATGCACCATTATTCCTATGGGAATCAACCAACTGTATGATGCCTTATCGGACAATAAGATAGATCTTGCCATCGGCGGAATTCCTATATCGCTTACAAATAGTCTATATTACATATTTAGTACCCCCTATATGATTACAAGAGGACAATTTCTCATTTCAAGCTCTAGTCCTTTTCATTCAATAAAAGATTTACGTGGGACCACCATAGGCGTTATTCACGACAGTCTTAATGGAGGTATTTTATATAATTACTTAATAGATAATTACCCAGGTCAGTTTACAATAAAAAAATACGATGATATTGAAGATTTAATCAATGACTTAAGTAATAAGACGATATCAGCGGCATTCCTTTATCATGGAACTGTAAGATACTGGTCTCAAAATGCTAATGGTCAATTTAAACCTTTGAACAATAAAATGATACTAGTTGGCAATGGCTTGGCTATTATGGCCCTACCTAAAAATATAAGATTAATTAACCGCATTAATAGAATATTACTAAGAATGGAGCAAGAGAAAATCTTTGCAACATTATACAATACTTATCTTGATTGA
- the groL gene encoding chaperonin GroEL (60 kDa chaperone family; promotes refolding of misfolded polypeptides especially under stressful conditions; forms two stacked rings of heptamers to form a barrel-shaped 14mer; ends can be capped by GroES; misfolded proteins enter the barrel where they are refolded when GroES binds): protein MMAKELRFGDDARLQMLAGVNALADAVQVTMGPRGRNVVLEKSYGAPTVTKDGVSVAKEIEFEQRFMNMGAQMVKEVASKTSDTAGDGTTTATVLARSILVEGNKAVAAGMNPMDLKRGIDKAVLAVTKKLQAMSKPCKDTKAIAQVGTISANSDEAIGSIIAEAMEKVGKEGVITVEDGNGLENELSVVEGMQFDRGYISPYFINNQQNMSCELEHPFVLLVDKKISSIRDMLSVLEGVAKSGRPLLIIAEDVEGEALATLVVNNMRGIVKVCAVKAPGFGDRRKAMLQDIAILTAGQVISEEIGKSLEAATLEDLGTAKRVVVTKENTTIIDGEGKAAEINARISQIRAQMEETTSDYDREKLQERVAKLAGGVAVIKVGAATEVEMKEKKARVEDALHATRAAVEEGIVAGGGVALIRAQKALDSVKGDNDDQNMGINILRRAIESPMRQIVTNAGYEASVVVNKVSENKDNYGFNAATGEYGDMVDMGILDPTKVTRMALQNAASVASLMLTTECMVADLPKKDEGAGAGDMGGMGGMGGMGGMM, encoded by the coding sequence ATAATGGCTAAAGAATTACGTTTTGGTGACGATGCTCGCCTACAAATGCTTGCTGGTGTTAATGCATTAGCTGATGCAGTTCAAGTAACTATGGGACCACGTGGTCGTAATGTGGTATTAGAAAAGTCTTATGGTGCTCCTACAGTAACTAAAGACGGTGTGTCTGTTGCTAAAGAAATTGAATTCGAACAACGTTTCATGAACATGGGCGCTCAAATGGTTAAAGAAGTTGCTTCTAAAACTTCTGATACTGCTGGAGACGGTACAACTACTGCTACTGTATTAGCTCGTTCTATTCTTGTTGAAGGTAACAAAGCTGTTGCTGCTGGTATGAATCCAATGGATCTAAAACGCGGCATAGATAAAGCAGTTTTAGCTGTTACTAAAAAATTACAAGCAATGTCTAAGCCTTGTAAAGATACTAAAGCGATTGCGCAAGTAGGTACTATTTCTGCTAACTCTGACGAAGCAATTGGCTCTATTATTGCTGAAGCAATGGAAAAAGTAGGTAAAGAAGGCGTTATTACTGTTGAAGACGGCAATGGTTTAGAAAATGAACTATCTGTTGTTGAAGGTATGCAATTTGATCGCGGCTACATTTCTCCTTACTTCATCAACAACCAACAAAACATGAGCTGTGAACTAGAACATCCATTCGTTCTATTGGTTGACAAGAAAATTTCTAGCATTCGTGACATGTTGTCTGTTCTGGAAGGTGTTGCAAAATCAGGCCGTCCATTATTGATTATTGCAGAAGACGTTGAAGGCGAAGCTTTAGCAACTCTAGTTGTTAATAACATGCGTGGTATTGTCAAAGTATGTGCTGTTAAAGCGCCTGGCTTTGGTGATCGTCGTAAAGCAATGTTACAAGATATTGCTATTTTAACTGCTGGCCAAGTAATTTCTGAAGAAATTGGTAAGAGTTTAGAAGCGGCTACTTTAGAAGATTTAGGTACTGCTAAGCGTGTTGTTGTTACTAAAGAAAACACTACTATTATTGATGGTGAAGGTAAAGCTGCTGAGATCAATGCTCGTATTTCTCAAATTCGTGCTCAAATGGAAGAAACTACTTCTGATTACGATCGTGAAAAATTACAAGAGCGTGTTGCTAAATTAGCTGGCGGTGTTGCCGTAATTAAAGTGGGTGCTGCTACTGAAGTAGAAATGAAAGAGAAGAAAGCTCGTGTAGAAGACGCTCTTCATGCTACTCGTGCTGCAGTAGAAGAAGGTATCGTTGCTGGTGGTGGTGTTGCTCTGATTCGTGCTCAAAAAGCATTAGATTCAGTAAAAGGCGATAACGACGATCAAAACATGGGTATCAACATCCTACGTCGTGCTATCGAATCACCAATGCGTCAGATCGTAACTAACGCTGGTTATGAAGCTTCTGTTGTAGTCAACAAAGTATCTGAAAATAAAGATAACTATGGCTTCAATGCTGCAACTGGTGAGTACGGTGATATGGTTGATATGGGTATTTTAGATCCAACTAAAGTAACTCGTATGGCATTACAAAATGCTGCTTCTGTAGCTAGCTTAATGCTAACTACTGAGTGCATGGTTGCTGATTTGCCTAAGAAAGATGAAGGTGCTGGTGCTGGCGATATGGGCGGCATGGGCGGTATGGGTGGCATGGGCGGTATGATGTAA
- the groES gene encoding co-chaperone GroES: MKIRPLHDRVVVRRMEEERTTAGGIVIPDSATEKPMRGEIIAVGVGKALDNGDVRALAVKVGDIVLFGKYSGTEVKIDGKELVIMREDDIMGVIEK; the protein is encoded by the coding sequence ATGAAAATTCGTCCTTTACACGATCGCGTTGTTGTTCGTCGTATGGAAGAAGAGCGTACCACTGCTGGTGGTATTGTTATTCCAGATAGCGCCACTGAAAAGCCTATGCGTGGTGAAATTATTGCCGTTGGTGTTGGTAAAGCGCTAGATAATGGTGATGTTCGTGCTTTAGCAGTTAAAGTGGGTGATATCGTATTATTCGGTAAATACTCAGGTACTGAAGTTAAAATTGATGGTAAAGAATTAGTGATAATGCGTGAAGACGACATTATGGGTGTTATTGAGAAGTAA
- the dsbD gene encoding protein-disulfide reductase DsbD, with product MKKWLLFSLIYFTTAITHANPLPAAEVFQVEVKKVDPNTFVIDWHVKPDYFLYSDRIKLVPQSDSTIHLGTLRFPQSLKKTDKQGHAYEVYRNQLSVPVGVLGVKPGEALLNLYFQGCSDDGFCYPPEVKQIKLSIDNDLALSEVTLEKNIAKEEPAPKEQGDEISQIFTTHGWAMILLIFFGFGLLLAFTPCILPMVPVLSGIIVGHGKTVTTRKAFFLSLSYVLSMSITYAIFGAVAALLGANLQISMQSPWVISIFSLIFILLALSMFGFYEFKLPNSWQSKIAGSSRTQRGGHYIGAAIMGCLSTLILSPCVTAPLIGVLTYIAQTQNILLGSITLFVLSLGMGTPLLLIGTSAGKWLPETGSWMNAVKAFFGILLLAIAIYLMARILPAEITMALWACLLIFSGIYAGALTHSITNQDKFMQGIGIILLGYGLLILIGVSMGSTNPLQPLTSVHAESNTSIPVRITQKQTIESIEQAIAEAKDTPVMLDFYADWCASCKIMEATTLKNTSVKKALSHFNVIKIDVTDNNANNKAIMNHFKIIAPPTFLFFDSHGKELNRLKLVGEVDAKKFLSVLKQVE from the coding sequence ATGAAGAAATGGTTGTTATTCTCTCTAATTTATTTTACTACTGCAATTACTCATGCAAACCCACTTCCTGCCGCCGAAGTATTTCAAGTCGAGGTCAAAAAAGTAGACCCTAATACATTTGTCATTGATTGGCATGTAAAACCAGATTATTTTTTGTATAGTGATCGTATTAAATTAGTTCCTCAGTCGGATAGCACTATTCATTTAGGGACTTTGCGTTTTCCTCAAAGCCTAAAAAAGACAGATAAACAAGGTCACGCTTATGAAGTATACCGTAACCAACTTTCTGTTCCAGTAGGTGTTTTAGGAGTTAAACCTGGTGAAGCGCTGCTTAATCTTTATTTTCAAGGATGCTCTGATGATGGATTTTGTTATCCGCCAGAAGTCAAACAAATCAAATTATCCATAGACAATGACTTAGCTCTATCAGAAGTTACTTTAGAAAAGAACATAGCAAAAGAAGAACCCGCACCTAAAGAACAAGGCGATGAAATTTCGCAAATCTTTACTACTCATGGCTGGGCTATGATTCTCCTTATCTTTTTTGGATTTGGCTTGTTGCTCGCATTTACCCCTTGTATCTTACCTATGGTTCCTGTTTTATCAGGCATCATTGTCGGTCACGGTAAAACGGTGACTACACGCAAAGCTTTTTTTCTCTCGTTAAGTTATGTGTTAAGCATGTCAATTACTTATGCCATATTTGGTGCGGTAGCTGCTTTGCTTGGTGCTAACTTACAAATCAGTATGCAATCCCCGTGGGTCATTAGCATTTTCAGTTTGATTTTTATCCTACTGGCCTTATCGATGTTTGGTTTTTATGAGTTTAAGTTACCTAATTCTTGGCAATCAAAGATAGCAGGTTCCAGTCGAACACAACGAGGAGGGCACTATATTGGTGCCGCTATTATGGGTTGTTTGTCTACACTCATACTATCTCCTTGCGTCACAGCCCCGCTCATCGGCGTATTGACCTATATTGCACAAACCCAAAATATTCTTTTAGGAAGTATTACTTTATTTGTCTTAAGTTTAGGAATGGGAACACCGCTGTTACTCATCGGTACTTCAGCTGGTAAGTGGCTGCCTGAAACAGGGAGTTGGATGAATGCAGTCAAAGCATTCTTTGGCATATTACTGCTTGCGATAGCTATTTATCTGATGGCGCGCATTCTACCCGCAGAAATTACTATGGCCTTATGGGCATGTTTGCTTATCTTTTCAGGCATTTATGCTGGCGCATTAACTCATTCGATAACCAATCAAGATAAATTCATGCAAGGTATTGGCATTATTTTATTGGGTTATGGATTATTAATTCTCATAGGCGTCAGTATGGGTTCTACTAATCCGCTACAACCACTAACGTCTGTTCATGCGGAAAGTAATACTAGCATTCCTGTTAGAATTACCCAAAAGCAAACCATTGAGAGCATTGAGCAGGCTATAGCTGAAGCAAAGGATACTCCGGTTATGCTCGATTTTTATGCTGACTGGTGCGCTTCGTGTAAAATAATGGAGGCTACAACGCTTAAAAACACCTCAGTGAAAAAAGCGCTCAGCCATTTTAACGTCATCAAAATTGATGTGACTGACAATAACGCGAATAATAAAGCCATAATGAATCATTTCAAAATCATTGCTCCACCAACCTTTCTATTTTTTGACTCACATGGCAAAGAACTGAATCGTTTAAAATTGGTTGGTGAAGTTGATGCTAAGAAATTTTTAAGTGTCTTAAAGCAGGTGGAATAA